Part of the Aquimarina sp. TRL1 genome, AAAGTGTTTTTGAATAAAAACTGACTTTGATTAAGGTCAATGTACCCATGATTAAAAACAATGACTTTGCCATTATAATTTTCGGGAGTGGCTCCATAATGAATGGTGGGATGAAAAAGAGGACCAATAAAATTGTTCGTTATTTTTGTTGGTGTGGGGAGCTGTATTTCTTTAAAATTCTGAGTATAAGATGTAAGTGAAAAAAATAAGAGTAGTGTAATAAGTTGAAATTTCATAGTTAATGAGTTTGTGTGTTTGTTTTTTGTAAATATCATAATATATATGTTAAAATAATGAATATTTGATAGATTTTCTTGTTTTTGAAGATTTTATGTGCTTATCAGAAAGTAATGTATTTTTGTAGCTTATATAAAAAACGAGTTTTTGAAAATTTTATACGCTATACTATCTGTTTTGTTTCAATGGTCATTACCATTAATAGGTACTTTAAGTTCTAAGTTGCGATTGTTTGCAAATGGTAGAAAACACAGTTTTTCAGTATTAGAAAAAAACCTAAAAAAAGGAGATAAAGTTATTTGGTTTCATTGTGCTTCTCTAGGAGAATATGAGCAAGGAGTTCCTGTTATGGAATCGTTGAAAAAAGAATATCCTACCTATAAGTTGTTGGTTACTTTTTTTTCTCCTTCGGGGTATGAGGCAAAAAAGAAAAGTACGCTTGCTGATGTGGTTTTGTATTTACCAGTCGATACGATTCGTAATGCCAAGCGATTTGTTAAGTATGTACAACCAAAAATGGCACTATTTGTAAAATACGAGTTTTGGCCAAATTATTTTCAGGAGTTAAAAAAAGAAGGGATTCCAGTTGTGATTATTTCTGCTGCATTTAGAGAAAATCAATCTTTTTTTAAATGGTATGGAGGTTTTATGCGTACTGTCCTGAGGTCGGTTTCTCATTTTTTTGTTCAGGATGAGATTTCCAAAGAATTGTTAAATCGTATAGGATTCTCTAATGTTTCAGTTAGTGGTGATACCCGTTTTGACAGGGTTTCTCATCAAATAGAAATGAATAACAAGGTCGATTTTATCTCTGAATTTGTAGGGGGGCGATTGTGTGTAGTTATAGGCAGTTCCTGGAAAGAAGATGAAGAAGTCTTTATTAATTATATCAATCGGGCTCCGGCATCATTATGCTTCATTATAGCACCTCATGAAATCAAGGAGAGTGGAGTTGCGTCATTGGTCGATAAAATTACCAAAAAAACAATTCGTTATTCGGATAGAGAAGGTAAGGAACTGAATTCATATCAG contains:
- a CDS encoding 3-deoxy-D-manno-octulosonic acid transferase; the protein is MKILYAILSVLFQWSLPLIGTLSSKLRLFANGRKHSFSVLEKNLKKGDKVIWFHCASLGEYEQGVPVMESLKKEYPTYKLLVTFFSPSGYEAKKKSTLADVVLYLPVDTIRNAKRFVKYVQPKMALFVKYEFWPNYFQELKKEGIPVVIISAAFRENQSFFKWYGGFMRTVLRSVSHFFVQDEISKELLNRIGFSNVSVSGDTRFDRVSHQIEMNNKVDFISEFVGGRLCVVIGSSWKEDEEVFINYINRAPASLCFIIAPHEIKESGVASLVDKITKKTIRYSDREGKELNSYQVFVMNTIGYLSRVYSYADITYVGGAMGTSGLHNILEPATFGVPVIIGKNFDKFWEAKQLQKLAGLFSVSSQEEFSVIIDRLIDDKQFREKTGMISGHFINSNTGATHTIMTYITASGNL